In the Hordeum vulgare subsp. vulgare chromosome 7H, MorexV3_pseudomolecules_assembly, whole genome shotgun sequence genome, one interval contains:
- the LOC123411108 gene encoding uncharacterized protein LOC123411108 isoform X2, translating to MERGRGGRDGPFGTGDPFAGFGRLGATMPDLFGEGRDPFDDPFFTQPFGTYFGRPGMFGPMGGPSLFGPAMLGGLGPGDGFLEQAPARSGDGGGPVITEIDEDEDGGDGEASRGAYVQELDDGNDDGMQQGGKVQLRRDPNRANGGGGQPQSHSFTYRSSTVTYGGINGAYYTASKTRRRGNDVITVEETKEADTTTKEATHRISRGIHDKTSKLDIMHQVKKLGFIPACCNL from the exons ATGGAGAGGGGGCGGGGCGGGAGGGACGGACCCTTTGGCACGGGCGACCCGTTCGCCGGATTCGGCCGGCTGGGCGCCACGATGCCCGACCTGTTCGGCGAGGGCAGGGACCCCTTCGACGACCCCTTCTTCACGCAGCCGTTCGGGACCTACTTTGGCCGCCCCGGCATGTTCGGCCCGATGGGCGGCCCTAGCCTATTCGGCCCGGCCATGTTGGGCGGGTTAGGGCCCGGGGACGGGTTCCTCGAGCAAGCTCCGGCGAGGAGCGGTGACGGTGGGGGGCCTGTCATCACGGAGATCGACGAGGATGAAGACGGGGGCGACGGAGAGGCGAGCCGCGGGGCATATGTTCAGGAGCTGGATGATGGGAATGATGATG GGATGCAACAAGGGGGTAAGGTCCAGCTGCGGCGAGATCCCAACAGGGcgaacggcggcggcggccagccGCAGTCACACTCGTTCACGTACCGGAGCTCCACGGTGACTTACGGCGGTATTAATGGAGCCTACTATACGGCCTCCAAGACCCGGAGGAGGGGCAACGATGTG ATTACTGTCGAAGAAACCAAGGAAGCAGACACTACGACTAAAGAGGCCACTCATAGGATCTCCAGAGGAATTCATGATAAG ACATCGAAGCTAGATATCATGCATCAAGTGAAGAAGTTAGGATTCATTCCAGCTTGCTGCAACCTTTAA
- the LOC123411108 gene encoding uncharacterized protein LOC123411108 isoform X1, with the protein MERGRGGRDGPFGTGDPFAGFGRLGATMPDLFGEGRDPFDDPFFTQPFGTYFGRPGMFGPMGGPSLFGPAMLGGLGPGDGFLEQAPARSGDGGGPVITEIDEDEDGGDGEASRGAYVQELDDGNDDGMQQGGKVQLRRDPNRANGGGGQPQSHSFTYRSSTVTYGGINGAYYTASKTRRRGNDVITVEETKEADTTTKEATHRISRGIHDKVIPQPLYASAKRSQTSKLDIMHQVKKLGFIPACCNL; encoded by the exons ATGGAGAGGGGGCGGGGCGGGAGGGACGGACCCTTTGGCACGGGCGACCCGTTCGCCGGATTCGGCCGGCTGGGCGCCACGATGCCCGACCTGTTCGGCGAGGGCAGGGACCCCTTCGACGACCCCTTCTTCACGCAGCCGTTCGGGACCTACTTTGGCCGCCCCGGCATGTTCGGCCCGATGGGCGGCCCTAGCCTATTCGGCCCGGCCATGTTGGGCGGGTTAGGGCCCGGGGACGGGTTCCTCGAGCAAGCTCCGGCGAGGAGCGGTGACGGTGGGGGGCCTGTCATCACGGAGATCGACGAGGATGAAGACGGGGGCGACGGAGAGGCGAGCCGCGGGGCATATGTTCAGGAGCTGGATGATGGGAATGATGATG GGATGCAACAAGGGGGTAAGGTCCAGCTGCGGCGAGATCCCAACAGGGcgaacggcggcggcggccagccGCAGTCACACTCGTTCACGTACCGGAGCTCCACGGTGACTTACGGCGGTATTAATGGAGCCTACTATACGGCCTCCAAGACCCGGAGGAGGGGCAACGATGTG ATTACTGTCGAAGAAACCAAGGAAGCAGACACTACGACTAAAGAGGCCACTCATAGGATCTCCAGAGGAATTCATGATAAG GTGATACCTCAACCTTTATATGCAAGTGCCAAAAGATCTCAG ACATCGAAGCTAGATATCATGCATCAAGTGAAGAAGTTAGGATTCATTCCAGCTTGCTGCAACCTTTAA
- the LOC123411108 gene encoding uncharacterized protein LOC123411108 isoform X3, whose translation MERGRGGRDGPFGTGDPFAGFGRLGATMPDLFGEGRDPFDDPFFTQPFGTYFGRPGMFGPMGGPSLFGPAMLGGLGPGDGFLEQAPARSGDGGGPVITEIDEDEDGGDGEASRGAYVQELDDGNDDGMQQGGKVQLRRDPNRANGGGGQPQSHSFTYRSSTVTYGGINGAYYTASKTRRRGNDVITVEETKEADTTTKEATHRISRGIHDKPFFRHRS comes from the exons ATGGAGAGGGGGCGGGGCGGGAGGGACGGACCCTTTGGCACGGGCGACCCGTTCGCCGGATTCGGCCGGCTGGGCGCCACGATGCCCGACCTGTTCGGCGAGGGCAGGGACCCCTTCGACGACCCCTTCTTCACGCAGCCGTTCGGGACCTACTTTGGCCGCCCCGGCATGTTCGGCCCGATGGGCGGCCCTAGCCTATTCGGCCCGGCCATGTTGGGCGGGTTAGGGCCCGGGGACGGGTTCCTCGAGCAAGCTCCGGCGAGGAGCGGTGACGGTGGGGGGCCTGTCATCACGGAGATCGACGAGGATGAAGACGGGGGCGACGGAGAGGCGAGCCGCGGGGCATATGTTCAGGAGCTGGATGATGGGAATGATGATG GGATGCAACAAGGGGGTAAGGTCCAGCTGCGGCGAGATCCCAACAGGGcgaacggcggcggcggccagccGCAGTCACACTCGTTCACGTACCGGAGCTCCACGGTGACTTACGGCGGTATTAATGGAGCCTACTATACGGCCTCCAAGACCCGGAGGAGGGGCAACGATGTG ATTACTGTCGAAGAAACCAAGGAAGCAGACACTACGACTAAAGAGGCCACTCATAGGATCTCCAGAGGAATTCATGATAAG CCTTTTTTCAGACATCGAAGCTAG